A genomic segment from Amygdalobacter nucleatus encodes:
- a CDS encoding YicC/YloC family endoribonuclease, translated as MLKSMTAYVHNIYQDATYKLEIEMRSVNNRYLDLKFTLPSALLAMEAEMRELIGRYLKRGKVDVKIQLQQLNAEAQASLNEQLLANRLAELESLNHYLVEHVEYYQCHNDAYFRYLAQENNLFSKPEASDEQVAALKTFTLNSLEKSLEEFVEVRKREGAKLEKDILSRISALAEKFPEIERINEATPTNEFAELKERLQKLIQETSLEKAEDRLYLEVALLADKHDASEEITRLNSHFTEFEHLCKQEQAVGKNLDFLWQEMNREVNTMGSKASDSELVKLVVLFKTELEKVREQIQNIE; from the coding sequence ATGTTAAAAAGTATGACAGCTTACGTGCATAATATCTATCAAGATGCAACGTACAAGTTAGAAATTGAAATGCGAAGTGTCAACAATCGTTATTTAGATTTGAAATTTACTTTGCCTTCAGCTTTGCTAGCTATGGAAGCTGAGATGCGAGAATTGATTGGGCGCTATCTAAAACGGGGAAAAGTTGATGTAAAAATTCAATTGCAGCAATTAAATGCCGAGGCGCAAGCTAGCTTGAACGAGCAATTATTGGCGAACAGATTGGCTGAATTAGAGAGCTTGAATCATTATTTGGTGGAGCATGTTGAATATTACCAATGCCATAATGATGCTTATTTCCGCTACCTGGCGCAGGAAAATAACTTGTTCAGTAAGCCGGAAGCTAGTGATGAACAGGTCGCTGCTTTAAAAACTTTTACCTTGAATTCTTTGGAAAAGAGCTTGGAGGAGTTCGTTGAAGTTAGAAAACGTGAGGGAGCTAAGTTAGAAAAAGATATTCTCAGCCGTATTTCTGCTTTGGCTGAAAAGTTCCCAGAAATTGAGCGTATCAACGAAGCAACCCCAACGAATGAATTTGCCGAATTAAAAGAGCGTTTGCAGAAACTTATTCAAGAAACGAGTTTGGAAAAAGCAGAAGACCGTTTGTATTTGGAAGTTGCCTTGCTGGCTGACAAACATGACGCAAGCGAGGAAATAACACGTCTGAACAGCCATTTTACAGAATTTGAACATTTGTGTAAGCAAGAACAGGCTGTCGGCAAGAACCTTGATTTTCTCTGGCAGGAGATGAATCGCGAAGTTAATACGATGGGGTCCAAAGCTTCAGATTCGGAACTTGTGAAGTTGGTTGTTTTGTTTAAGACGGAATTAGAGAAAGTAAGAGAGCAAATTCAGAATATCGAGTAG
- a CDS encoding Na+/H+ antiporter NhaC family protein — MTKAKQNSEVSLLEAAIVIGIVLLTLGIPLILIPNLAPHVPLISAIVLLLLYGLTRRKMSFSNLQAGMINSVSEGMGAIYLFFFIGILIASLMFAGSIATLMHAGLKIISCKLFYLAVFVLTAILGVSIGSSLTTVATLGVALLGLARALDLNQAITTGAIVSGAFFGDKMSPLSDTTSLAAGIVGIDLFTHIKNMLSTTVPGFIISALFFASLSPFNTTVNSDVLNNFDLAITKTGLVHWSAFIPLIALIMLSLLRLPSVISLILVSAISLIIGNFLHPVSLSLLGDLLFSGFKSNSLTCQKLSPDIVNILDRGGINSMFFSITIVILALSLGGLLFTLGIIPTILQNIQTFLKTRLQVTLAVAITAISVNLIVGEQFLSILLAGKTFVPVYKRLDLPRKFLARTLEDAGTVINPLVPWSVCGVFISNILSVKTVDYAPFAIFCYISVWISLSTSYKETPRQARNK, encoded by the coding sequence ATGACCAAAGCAAAGCAAAATTCAGAAGTTAGCCTACTTGAAGCAGCTATCGTTATCGGCATCGTCCTGCTCACGCTAGGCATACCCTTAATTTTAATTCCTAACCTGGCACCACATGTGCCTTTAATTAGTGCGATTGTTTTGCTGCTTTTGTACGGCTTAACTAGAAGAAAAATGAGTTTCTCTAACCTGCAAGCAGGCATGATTAATTCCGTATCAGAAGGCATGGGTGCCATTTATCTGTTCTTCTTTATCGGCATTTTAATCGCTTCGCTCATGTTTGCAGGCAGCATTGCCACATTGATGCATGCCGGGCTAAAAATCATCTCCTGCAAATTATTTTATCTAGCTGTTTTCGTCCTTACGGCAATATTAGGAGTTTCTATTGGTAGTAGTTTGACCACAGTTGCTACTTTGGGCGTGGCGCTGCTTGGTTTAGCCAGAGCTTTGGATCTTAACCAAGCAATTACAACAGGCGCTATCGTGTCAGGTGCTTTTTTCGGGGATAAAATGTCACCTTTGTCCGATACAACGAGTTTGGCAGCTGGGATTGTGGGAATTGATTTGTTTACGCATATCAAAAATATGTTATCAACAACCGTGCCTGGCTTTATAATTTCAGCTCTGTTTTTCGCTAGTCTTTCGCCATTCAATACTACCGTCAATTCAGATGTGTTAAACAATTTTGATCTCGCCATCACAAAGACAGGCTTGGTCCATTGGTCGGCATTTATACCACTTATAGCATTAATTATGCTATCTTTACTCAGGCTGCCTTCCGTCATTTCATTAATTTTAGTTAGTGCTATCAGCCTGATTATCGGCAATTTTCTTCACCCTGTCTCATTAAGCTTATTAGGCGACTTGCTTTTTTCCGGCTTTAAAAGTAACAGCTTAACCTGTCAAAAATTAAGCCCCGATATAGTCAACATATTGGATAGAGGCGGCATTAACAGTATGTTTTTCAGCATAACCATCGTGATTTTGGCACTAAGTTTAGGCGGATTATTATTTACACTCGGCATCATTCCGACAATTTTACAAAATATCCAGACATTTTTGAAAACACGCTTACAAGTAACTTTAGCTGTTGCAATCACAGCTATTTCTGTCAATTTAATTGTAGGCGAACAATTTCTGAGTATTTTGCTAGCCGGCAAAACCTTTGTCCCAGTCTACAAACGTCTCGATTTACCGCGCAAATTTTTAGCTCGCACCTTAGAAGATGCAGGTACAGTCATTAATCCGCTTGTACCTTGGAGCGTCTGCGGCGTGTTTATAAGCAATATTCTTAGTGTAAAAACTGTAGATTACGCACCGTTTGCCATTTTCTGCTATATAAGCGTTTGGATTAGCTTATCTACGTCTTATAAAGAAACGCCACGCCAAGCTCGAAATAAGTAG
- a CDS encoding YhbY family RNA-binding protein, translated as MTSKQRAFLIKLSHTLQANCQIGKAGLVEGNLQQLDAMLDKTELVKANVLPTFDTDLRDLANEIAKDIKAEVVIVIGRKIVFYRHSKELAKKGKALVLPR; from the coding sequence ATGACAAGTAAACAACGTGCCTTTTTAATTAAGCTTTCACATACCTTGCAGGCTAATTGCCAGATTGGTAAAGCAGGCTTAGTTGAGGGCAATCTGCAGCAACTTGATGCAATGCTAGACAAAACAGAATTAGTGAAAGCGAATGTTTTACCGACTTTTGACACGGATTTAAGAGACTTAGCGAATGAGATTGCGAAAGACATCAAAGCCGAAGTGGTAATTGTTATCGGCCGTAAGATTGTTTTTTATCGCCATTCAAAAGAATTGGCTAAGAAGGGCAAGGCTCTAGTTTTGCCTCGTTAG
- a CDS encoding class I SAM-dependent methyltransferase — translation MGHYFATEPESVSKRVLHEIEFANKSWQVETDNEVFAKHGLDRGSAVLVKAILADLTENNANSSVSTNKQLNFYDLACGWGAVSLLVANFYPNWRYYLSDVNSRACELAIANLTRSKVKEFQVKQASDWTAWPQTKFDIIALNPPIRTGKAHVKALLEQAPAFLAKKANFYCVIGKKQGAESYATYLSQLAELTNCTYALLSKENGFYVFKLSHR, via the coding sequence ATGGGACATTATTTTGCAACTGAACCAGAGAGCGTTAGCAAGCGTGTATTACATGAAATAGAATTTGCTAATAAGAGCTGGCAGGTTGAAACAGACAATGAAGTTTTTGCTAAACACGGCCTAGATCGTGGGTCAGCTGTGCTTGTCAAAGCTATTTTGGCTGATTTAACTGAGAATAATGCAAACAGTTCAGTATCTACTAACAAACAACTTAACTTTTATGATTTGGCTTGTGGGTGGGGAGCAGTTAGCCTTTTGGTGGCTAATTTTTATCCTAACTGGCGATATTATTTATCTGATGTGAACAGCCGGGCTTGTGAACTTGCCATAGCTAATTTGACGCGATCCAAAGTGAAAGAGTTTCAGGTGAAACAGGCTAGTGATTGGACAGCTTGGCCACAAACTAAATTTGATATTATTGCGCTAAATCCACCAATTCGGACAGGTAAGGCGCATGTTAAAGCTCTTTTAGAACAAGCACCAGCATTTTTGGCGAAAAAAGCTAATTTTTATTGTGTGATTGGTAAAAAGCAAGGCGCCGAGTCGTATGCAACATATCTCAGCCAATTAGCCGAATTAACTAATTGCACTTATGCGCTTTTAAGCAAAGAGAATGGTTTTTATGTGTTTAAATTAAGCCACAGATAG
- the rpmA gene encoding 50S ribosomal protein L27 yields MLNLNLQLLSSKKGVGSSRNGRESHSKRLGTKRGDGQFVLAGNILVRQRGTKIYPGTNVGRGSDDTLFATVAGKVAFERIGRDHTKVSVYPVEA; encoded by the coding sequence ATTTTAAATTTGAATTTACAATTATTGTCATCTAAAAAGGGTGTTGGTTCATCCCGTAACGGTCGTGAATCTCATTCTAAGCGTTTAGGTACTAAACGTGGTGATGGTCAATTCGTTTTGGCCGGCAATATTTTAGTTAGACAACGTGGTACAAAAATTTATCCAGGTACAAATGTTGGTCGCGGTAGCGATGATACATTGTTCGCCACAGTTGCAGGTAAGGTGGCTTTCGAGCGTATCGGACGTGACCATACAAAAGTTAGCGTTTACCCAGTAGAAGCTTAA
- a CDS encoding PTS sugar transporter subunit IIA, with protein MENTLVLYAPCDGTLLKLKDLPDEAFSSEMLGKGFAVEPTSDIIKSPIKANVVSVFPTKHALTLQADNAEILIHIGIDTVKLAGAGFETLVKAGDTVELGQALVKIDFSALEAAGCAKSVILVVCNHNEFKDLAIQSKQQVTPSDKILIMKWIEVVS; from the coding sequence ATGGAGAATACACTCGTTTTATATGCGCCTTGTGATGGCACATTGCTAAAATTGAAAGATTTACCAGATGAAGCATTTTCTAGTGAAATGCTTGGTAAAGGTTTTGCGGTTGAACCGACGAGCGATATTATTAAATCACCCATAAAGGCAAACGTTGTTTCTGTTTTCCCAACTAAACATGCTTTAACTTTGCAGGCAGATAATGCTGAAATATTGATTCATATCGGTATTGACACTGTCAAATTAGCTGGAGCGGGTTTTGAAACTTTAGTTAAAGCAGGGGATACGGTTGAATTGGGACAAGCTTTAGTCAAGATCGATTTCTCTGCCTTAGAAGCAGCTGGGTGTGCTAAGAGTGTTATCTTAGTTGTTTGTAATCATAATGAATTTAAAGATTTAGCAATTCAATCTAAACAGCAAGTTACGCCATCTGATAAAATTCTCATTATGAAGTGGATAGAGGTAGTAAGCTAA
- a CDS encoding QueT transporter family protein, which translates to MMHEEAAASNLAATRSRLSISVVAIAAVVAALYAVVTLLSAPIAFGVFQFRLSEAMMLLIALGVVNPHNALFKSSVQAVRPNRLGLAIAFGVTIGCFIANYLNPGNLGPIDYFGGTFATGVAAWLTYKLALNNKALNLYRSKQIKLSQIWQYLSFYVLPLPSVLLNGAIVGVYLPFLFTPADEMSLYVILSNVVIFSICEAVVVYVLGLLLLTLFLPQESKWWRV; encoded by the coding sequence ATGATGCATGAAGAAGCTGCTGCCTCTAATTTGGCAGCGACTAGATCCCGTTTGTCTATATCCGTTGTTGCAATTGCAGCTGTTGTTGCTGCTTTGTATGCTGTTGTGACATTGCTTAGTGCGCCAATTGCATTTGGTGTTTTTCAATTCCGTTTGTCTGAAGCTATGATGCTTTTGATAGCATTGGGTGTGGTAAATCCTCACAATGCTTTGTTTAAGTCATCTGTTCAGGCTGTTAGACCTAATCGCTTAGGTTTGGCAATTGCATTCGGTGTAACTATCGGTTGCTTTATTGCTAATTATCTTAATCCTGGCAATTTGGGCCCAATTGACTATTTTGGTGGCACATTTGCTACTGGCGTGGCTGCTTGGTTGACTTACAAATTAGCTTTGAATAATAAGGCCCTTAATTTGTATCGATCCAAGCAAATTAAATTAAGCCAAATTTGGCAATACTTAAGCTTTTATGTTTTGCCATTGCCATCTGTACTATTGAATGGTGCAATCGTGGGCGTCTATCTGCCATTTTTGTTCACACCAGCAGATGAAATGTCTTTGTACGTCATTTTGAGCAATGTTGTGATTTTTTCCATCTGCGAAGCAGTCGTTGTTTATGTCTTGGGATTATTACTTTTAACTTTGTTCTTGCCACAAGAAAGTAAGTGGTGGCGTGTTTAA
- the rplU gene encoding 50S ribosomal protein L21, which produces MYAIIATGGKQYRVAVGEDVFVEKLELEAGQSVELAVLAISDENGLHLQDQLQNSKVVASVVKQGKNKKIYVMRYTPKKRSKRKQGHRQPYTRLHIESITL; this is translated from the coding sequence ATGTACGCAATTATTGCCACAGGTGGTAAACAGTATCGTGTTGCTGTCGGCGAAGACGTTTTTGTCGAGAAGTTGGAGTTAGAAGCTGGCCAGAGCGTTGAGTTGGCAGTATTAGCTATTTCTGATGAGAACGGCTTGCATTTGCAAGATCAACTACAAAACTCAAAAGTTGTAGCATCAGTCGTCAAGCAAGGTAAGAACAAGAAAATTTATGTAATGCGTTATACACCAAAGAAACGCAGTAAACGTAAACAAGGTCATCGTCAACCTTACACACGCTTGCATATCGAGAGCATTACCCTCTAA
- the gmk gene encoding guanylate kinase, translating to MMSKVEDESIFLAISGPSGVGKGTCIAALRRLLPELKLSVSATTRQPRPGEIDGVHYHFLAKDKFEDYLHNDEIIEYDQFCGSYYGTLKATLDEAINEHEDMILDITVKGSLNVKRFFPKQTVTVFIAPPSIECLRARLLGRGTESEEVRALRLAQAEAECKQEDKFDYVVVNKNVDECAQKLLTIFQTVKANLKTKS from the coding sequence ATGATGAGCAAGGTAGAAGATGAGAGCATATTTTTGGCTATTTCAGGTCCATCTGGCGTGGGCAAAGGCACTTGTATTGCGGCATTGAGGCGTTTGTTACCAGAGCTGAAACTATCTGTTTCTGCTACAACTAGACAGCCTAGACCTGGTGAAATTGATGGTGTGCATTATCATTTTTTAGCCAAGGATAAATTCGAAGACTATCTTCATAACGATGAGATTATCGAGTATGACCAATTCTGCGGCAGTTATTATGGCACGCTCAAAGCAACTTTAGACGAAGCTATTAACGAGCATGAAGACATGATTTTGGACATTACAGTCAAAGGCAGCTTGAATGTTAAGCGCTTTTTCCCAAAACAGACTGTGACAGTTTTCATTGCGCCACCAAGTATTGAATGTTTGCGCGCCCGCTTGTTAGGTAGAGGGACAGAGAGTGAAGAAGTTAGAGCTTTGCGTTTGGCCCAAGCTGAGGCAGAATGCAAGCAGGAAGACAAGTTCGATTATGTGGTAGTGAACAAAAACGTTGACGAGTGTGCGCAAAAATTGCTTACCATATTTCAGACTGTCAAAGCTAACTTAAAAACAAAATCATGA
- the obgE gene encoding GTPase ObgE produces MFIDEATIMIRSGDGGDGRISFYRGKYIPKGGPDGGNGGRGGHIYFVGDANLRTLQDFRYKRKYVAMNGEMGGKGKCFGAKGEDLYIRLPLGTIVRDADDQHVIADIVKDGQKVMVAEGGRGGVGNTAYATATRQSPNFAKAGERGEERNIKLELKLLADVALLGMPNVGKSTLLSVLTKAKAKIADYHFTTLEPQLGIAQVEDNSFVIADIPGLIEGASSGLGLGDQFLKHIERTRLFVHVLDAAGSEGRDPLTDFHIINSELEKYLPSLAERPQIVLLNKTDLTDEAHIEELKAALEAEGIETVLPICAPIQEGTQQALYAMSTALSKLSPVSVVPVEVEAEKVYDLDKTTLKVRKDDYGFHVEASWLDRFLRSINFDDNQSLQYFQRVLKERGVTDALEKAGIKEGDTVILEDLEFDYIP; encoded by the coding sequence ATGTTTATAGATGAAGCAACAATTATGATTCGTTCGGGAGACGGCGGTGATGGCCGTATCTCGTTTTATCGTGGCAAATATATTCCCAAAGGCGGACCTGATGGGGGCAACGGCGGTCGTGGCGGCCACATTTATTTTGTTGGCGATGCTAATTTGCGCACATTACAAGATTTTCGTTATAAGCGCAAATATGTAGCGATGAATGGTGAAATGGGTGGCAAAGGAAAGTGCTTTGGCGCAAAGGGCGAGGACCTTTATATTCGTTTGCCATTAGGCACAATTGTTCGTGATGCCGATGATCAACATGTCATTGCTGATATTGTTAAAGATGGGCAGAAGGTTATGGTGGCAGAAGGCGGCAGAGGTGGTGTTGGCAACACAGCATATGCTACGGCAACTAGACAGTCACCTAATTTCGCAAAAGCTGGAGAACGTGGGGAAGAGCGCAATATCAAGCTTGAATTGAAGCTACTAGCAGATGTTGCTTTGTTAGGTATGCCTAATGTTGGTAAATCAACCTTGCTCTCAGTTTTGACCAAGGCTAAGGCCAAAATTGCCGATTATCATTTCACGACCTTGGAGCCGCAACTAGGTATTGCACAAGTTGAAGATAACAGCTTTGTTATAGCCGATATTCCGGGCTTGATTGAAGGGGCTAGTAGTGGACTTGGCTTAGGCGATCAGTTCTTGAAACATATCGAGCGTACACGCTTGTTTGTGCATGTTTTGGATGCAGCTGGTTCAGAAGGTAGAGATCCACTTACTGACTTCCATATTATTAATTCTGAGCTTGAGAAATACTTGCCTAGCTTAGCTGAACGTCCTCAAATAGTTTTGTTGAACAAAACAGATTTAACTGATGAAGCACATATAGAGGAACTTAAAGCAGCTTTGGAAGCAGAGGGCATAGAAACAGTTTTGCCAATTTGCGCTCCAATTCAAGAGGGCACGCAGCAAGCACTTTATGCTATGAGTACAGCTTTGAGTAAATTGTCACCAGTTAGCGTTGTGCCAGTCGAAGTAGAAGCTGAAAAAGTCTATGATCTTGACAAAACAACGCTTAAAGTGCGAAAAGATGATTATGGTTTCCATGTGGAAGCTAGTTGGTTGGATCGCTTTTTGCGTTCGATTAACTTTGATGATAATCAATCATTGCAGTATTTCCAGCGCGTCTTGAAAGAACGTGGCGTAACGGATGCTTTGGAAAAAGCTGGAATCAAGGAAGGCGATACAGTCATTCTAGAAGACCTTGAGTTTGACTATATTCCTTAA
- a CDS encoding DUF370 domain-containing protein, whose translation MSAEFINVAYDNFINKERVLLITASDSSPIKRLINEAKENGMLIDCSQGKKTKSVIFLDSDHIVLSALTPEALNQRLSKQTITEQNEKEAE comes from the coding sequence ATGAGTGCAGAATTTATCAATGTAGCGTATGATAATTTTATCAATAAAGAACGGGTTCTATTAATTACAGCATCTGATTCTTCACCCATTAAGCGCTTAATCAATGAGGCGAAAGAAAATGGTATGCTGATTGATTGCAGTCAAGGCAAAAAGACGAAAAGCGTTATTTTTTTAGACTCGGATCATATTGTGCTTTCAGCTTTGACACCAGAGGCACTGAATCAACGTTTAAGTAAACAGACAATAACAGAGCAGAATGAGAAAGAGGCAGAATGA
- a CDS encoding DUF4364 family protein — MADQHNDKKAGKLENKALAYDHIAFDSQEFLSNNEKTAEENTGDKEVSADAKLDLSSFNQQQRELDFTNKKLVILYVIKAIPNIKQSTLRDICLQSNYLNYFTFIACLDELKQSKLVDVKDDIYTLTTSGTTVFDTLELTLPNAAYKFLDQLIANFSKQN; from the coding sequence ATGGCTGATCAACACAATGACAAAAAAGCAGGCAAGCTTGAAAATAAAGCCCTCGCTTATGATCATATTGCCTTCGATAGCCAAGAATTTCTATCTAATAACGAAAAAACTGCTGAAGAAAATACTGGCGATAAGGAAGTTTCTGCTGACGCAAAACTAGATTTAAGTAGCTTCAACCAGCAACAGCGTGAGCTTGACTTTACGAATAAGAAATTAGTCATTCTTTACGTCATCAAAGCCATACCTAACATCAAGCAATCTACGTTGCGCGATATATGTTTGCAAAGTAATTACTTAAACTATTTCACTTTTATTGCCTGCCTAGATGAACTTAAGCAAAGCAAACTCGTGGATGTAAAAGATGATATTTACACACTGACTACAAGTGGCACAACTGTCTTTGATACCTTGGAATTAACTTTGCCTAACGCCGCTTATAAATTTCTTGATCAACTTATTGCTAACTTTTCGAAGCAAAACTAA
- a CDS encoding threonine/serine exporter family protein has protein sequence MNFYLQLLIAFIASFIACLGFNILFENKGKYVFLSSLGGGIAWVIYVYFRGDSIALASFLSGAWCAAYAEVMAKIYKSPATIFLIIAILPMVPGADIFNMMKAAVFNDIELLMRSMNNTLTISGYIALGIIIVFSLVVLVKNVLRNLRKKKSMLS, from the coding sequence ATGAATTTCTATTTGCAACTTTTAATTGCTTTTATAGCCTCATTTATCGCTTGCCTGGGCTTCAATATTTTGTTTGAAAATAAAGGTAAATATGTTTTTCTCTCTTCCTTAGGCGGAGGTATAGCTTGGGTGATTTATGTTTATTTCCGAGGCGACAGCATTGCTTTGGCTTCATTTTTGAGTGGAGCCTGGTGTGCAGCTTACGCCGAAGTTATGGCCAAAATTTACAAGTCACCAGCTACGATTTTCTTGATTATTGCCATTTTACCGATGGTGCCTGGTGCTGACATCTTCAACATGATGAAAGCAGCCGTTTTTAATGATATTGAATTGCTTATGCGCTCAATGAACAATACATTGACTATCTCTGGCTATATCGCTTTGGGAATTATCATTGTGTTCTCATTGGTGGTTCTCGTCAAAAACGTTTTAAGAAATTTGCGAAAAAAGAAATCTATGTTATCCTAA
- a CDS encoding threonine/serine exporter family protein: protein MEREKADDLLDLVIKMGIMLIQSGAETYRVEQTLYYVLKAFDATDISAYVAGTLLIVSFKPAKSARVLTSSWRVKNKGNNLEKVRSLNNLSYKLSQHNLTLEDFAKELDAIDQVKPYPLSLFIFGGAMIAFGFALMFNRPFNEGCLIALMSVPVMLLYRFLSKQINDFFINSVCSALGTILVIMGLRHGYLHNFAYSLASVLMALMPGALFTNGLRDLTMGDLTAGSNKLTETFLVGVALALGAVFMLLIFNMRAYFIGAN, encoded by the coding sequence GTGGAGAGGGAAAAAGCAGATGACTTGCTTGATTTAGTGATCAAGATGGGCATAATGTTGATACAGAGTGGTGCTGAAACTTATCGAGTTGAGCAGACGCTGTATTATGTTTTGAAAGCTTTTGATGCGACCGATATATCTGCCTATGTTGCTGGTACCTTATTGATAGTTAGCTTCAAACCAGCAAAGTCAGCACGTGTTCTCACTTCATCTTGGCGTGTTAAGAATAAGGGCAACAATCTTGAGAAAGTGCGGAGCCTTAACAATTTGAGCTACAAATTGTCCCAACATAATTTGACGCTAGAAGATTTTGCCAAAGAGCTAGATGCAATTGATCAGGTTAAGCCTTATCCTTTGTCCCTGTTTATTTTTGGCGGCGCGATGATTGCTTTCGGCTTTGCCTTGATGTTTAATCGGCCTTTTAATGAAGGCTGCCTAATTGCTTTAATGTCTGTACCTGTCATGCTTTTGTATCGCTTCCTTTCTAAGCAGATTAACGACTTCTTTATTAATTCTGTCTGCTCAGCATTAGGTACGATTTTGGTAATTATGGGCTTACGGCACGGCTATTTACATAATTTTGCTTATAGCTTGGCGTCTGTCTTGATGGCCTTAATGCCTGGTGCTTTGTTCACAAATGGCCTACGTGATTTAACCATGGGTGACTTAACAGCAGGCAGCAACAAACTGACTGAAACATTTTTAGTTGGTGTCGCTTTAGCTTTAGGAGCAGTTTTTATGTTACTTATTTTCAATATGCGCGCCTATTTCATCGGTGCTAATTAA
- a CDS encoding NUDIX hydrolase, with protein sequence MDFRTITKSGRHGVRATAIIIKDGALLTYKVDEQRHLVGGALKVGEASNAAIKREVKEELGLESNVKDLMFVVENCFDYNGELHHMIEFHYKVELLGEPPKQLLDDIPYALEWISLNALNQFDIRPTYLKTELTKWDGHIKHIYIGL encoded by the coding sequence ATGGACTTTAGAACAATAACGAAAAGCGGGCGGCACGGCGTGAGAGCCACAGCCATTATCATTAAAGACGGAGCATTATTAACTTACAAAGTCGATGAGCAACGGCATCTTGTAGGCGGCGCACTTAAAGTTGGCGAAGCAAGTAATGCGGCTATAAAGCGCGAAGTTAAGGAAGAATTAGGCCTCGAATCTAATGTTAAAGATTTGATGTTTGTTGTAGAAAACTGCTTTGACTACAATGGCGAATTACATCACATGATTGAATTTCATTACAAAGTAGAATTATTGGGCGAACCCCCTAAGCAACTTTTAGACGATATACCCTATGCGTTAGAATGGATTTCCCTGAATGCTCTAAATCAATTCGATATAAGGCCTACATATCTAAAAACTGAACTAACCAAATGGGACGGTCATATCAAGCACATCTATATAGGCTTATAA
- a CDS encoding ribosomal-processing cysteine protease Prp, producing the protein MIRVELKIEKILDSEKTCEKQVELDKYLGTLPTAYCVWPQAVFTGFVLEGHAGQAAYGHDIICAATTNQAATCISALMDIAKIANLAYSLDSGKITCKLPNSKQLNETQLLLSQVIFAQFYLGLEQIACSEQAKNGDYIEVIAPKLERKR; encoded by the coding sequence ATGATCCGAGTCGAACTTAAAATTGAGAAGATCCTTGACAGTGAGAAAACTTGCGAAAAGCAAGTTGAGCTAGATAAATATTTAGGCACTTTGCCTACAGCTTATTGTGTTTGGCCACAGGCTGTATTTACAGGTTTTGTGCTTGAAGGGCATGCTGGGCAGGCTGCATATGGCCATGATATTATCTGTGCCGCAACTACTAACCAGGCAGCTACTTGCATCAGTGCTTTGATGGATATAGCTAAGATTGCTAATTTAGCTTATAGCCTTGATTCAGGCAAGATTACTTGTAAGCTTCCGAATAGTAAGCAACTGAATGAGACACAATTACTACTTAGTCAAGTTATTTTCGCACAATTTTATCTCGGGTTAGAACAAATTGCTTGTAGTGAACAGGCTAAAAACGGTGATTACATTGAAGTGATTGCCCCTAAACTTGAAAGAAAGAGGTAG